A part of Brassica rapa cultivar Chiifu-401-42 chromosome A05, CAAS_Brap_v3.01, whole genome shotgun sequence genomic DNA contains:
- the LOC103849370 gene encoding fibrous sheath CABYR-binding protein-like, producing MLILVESILLRKSKGGSFPLEYAKNAQDMTYPWGKEAYIVLLKSIQNAVANHLENKSKFELQGYPLVFLLWILESIPLLRNKFSKCVPTVEVPGPTYLCEKYTEIENPSLDRVLQVEADTKLKVHCILPSIPHDPEDDISIEDKYSDELETVKDVTKKGYKITADDWENRCVDTFDTLDALIQMMANKETGQASTPIDEDSVNEKVNRIITVMEENLKSMKDRMSLLEEENIHLRARVSELEGNSNVFPTNVTQKRSSGTPLSPMSHTQPSSGTPLSPMSHTQPSSETPLSPMSQQPNLTHEETMIESAASPKSQQNEDYTQSSSETPLSPMSQQPNLTNEDTMNESDDETPALDTQVFSPNLTKEKETETSTDERPSNPNQDGKPDDEIVREKLTSESPASQSQVLQKETVEMNETPSSPIAPKSIETPVYTPSQTQQIEREPSDDTPALDTQVFTPNLTKERETQTSTDETPPKTNQGEGKPDDEIVIESPAAQTQVLQKETLEMNETPSSPISPKSIEAQVFTPIQKQQTVTEETYEATQPLTEIISANNKKEDTHAVHYRPSSPLSSLIALVIEENKNALSETETATQYFSTSEGEHSQSNVSKTQPLTPQTQHLQTSEGDQSDETPSEQNQAEENLKDTTEPTTELVSTDVSKMPPITLQTEHLQTSAIDFSETNEVEVSRLLAHFQIGAEVEILSTDDEIWYPGKVVDLKLCEGLEELTVEYTTLFTDQHRLQKLQDTITADKIRPATPTSDQKSFEMMDKVEAFYNNGWSSGQISMVLGDNTYSVCLYTSMETILFKHSDLRIHREWKDGVWKMADKVKPDKKRKAAASSQNSGWICFPKKEREGA from the exons ATGCTCATCCTGGTAGAGAGCATATTATTGCGGAAGAGCAAAGGAGGGAGTTTTCCTTTGGAATATGCGAAAAATGCACAGGATATGACATATCCATGGGGAAAAGAGGCTTACATTGTGCTCCTGAAGTCAATTCAAAACGCTGTCGCGAATCATTTGGAGAATAAATCCAAATTTGAGTTGCAAGGTTATCCTCTAGTATTCCTTCTTTGGATACTAGAGTCGATTCCTTTGCTAAGGAATAAGTTCAGTAAGTGTGTACCAACAGTTGAGGTTCCTGGGCCGACTTACTTGTGTGAAAAATACACTGAGATAGAGAATCCATCACTTGATAGGGTTTTACAGGTTGAAGCTGATACAAAG CTGAAGGTCCATTGCATACTACCTTCTATTCCTCATGATCCAGAAGATGATATCTCCATTGAAGACAAATATAGTGACGAGTTGGAAACAGTGAAAGATGTAACAAAGAAAGGGTACAAGATTACAGCCGATGACTGGGAAAATAGGTGTGTAGACACATTTGACACATTGGATGCTCTTATTCAAATGATGGCAAATAAGGAGACTGGCCAAGCTTCTACTCCGATTGATGAGGATTCAGTAAATGAAAAAGTGAACAGGATCATCACGGTAATGGAGGAGAATCTGAAGAGCATGAAGGATCGAATGTCATTactggaagaagaaaacatacatCTTAGAGCTCGTGTGTCAGAGTTGGAAGGAAACAGCAATGTTTTTCCCACTAACGTGACACAAAAG CGATCCAGTGggacacctttatctccaatgtctcacacGCAACCATCCAGTGggacacctttatctccaatgtctcacacgcaaccatcgagtgagacacctttatctccaatgtctcaacagcctaatttgacacatgag gagACAATGATTGAATCAGCTGCATCTCCAAAGTCTCAACAAAATGAG gaTTACACGCAATCATCGAGTGAGacgcctttatctccaatgtctcaacagcctaatttgacaaatgag GACACAATGAATGAATCAGATGATGAAACTCCTGCCCTTGATACACAAGTATTCTCTCCTAATCTGACAAAAGAG aaagaaacagaaacGTCTACCGATGAGAGGCCATCCAATCCTAATCAAGATGGAAAACCAGATGATGAG attgtgaGAGAGAAATTAACAAGTGAGTCACCTGCTAGTCAGAGTCAAGTTTTGCAGAAAGAAACAGTAGAAATGAATgagacaccttcttctccaatagCTCCAAAGAGTATTGAAACTCCCGTTTATACTCCAAGTCAGACTCAGCAG attgagagagagccATCGGATGACACGCCTGCCCTTGATACTCAAGTTTTTACTCCTAATCTGACaaaagag AGGGAAACACAAACCTCTACTGATGAAACGCcacccaaaactaatcaaggagaaggaaaaccagatgatgag attgtgatTGAGTCACCTGCTGCTCAGACTCAAGTTTTGCAAAAAGAAACACTGGAAATGAATgagacaccttcttctccaatatctccaaagagtattgaggctcaagtttttactccaattcagaaacagcag acGGTAACAGAGGAAACGTATGAGGCTACACAGCCATTGACTGAGATCATTTCAGCAAACAATAAAAAG GAGGATACACATGCTGTGCATTACAGACCTTCCTCTCCATTGTCTTCACTAATTGCACTAGTtattgaagaaaataagaatgctttg agtgagacagaaactgcgacccaatatttttctacaagtGAAGGAGAGCATTCACAATCAA ATGTTTCGAAGACACAGCCTCTTACTCCGCAAACACAGCACCTTCAGACAAGTGAGGGAGATCAATCCGATGAGACACCATCAGAGCAGAATCAAGCAGAAGAAAATCTCAAGGATACTACAGAACCTActactgagctagtttccacaGATGTTTCGAAGATGCCGCCTATTACTCTGCAAACAGAGCATCTTCAGACAAGTGCTATAGATTTTTCAGAAACAAACGAG gTTGAAGTAAGCAGGCTTCTAGCTCACTTTCAAATAGGCGCAGAGGTTGAGATTTTGTCTACTGATGACGAAATATGGTATCCAGGAAAGGTTGTTGATCTTAAACTGTGTGAAGGACTAGAGGAGCTGACAGTTGAGTACACGACACTCTTCACAGACCAACATAGACTTCAGAAACTTCAGGATACTATCACGGCTGACAAAATACGTCCTGCAACACCAACTAGTGACCAAAAATCCTTTGAGATGATGGATAAGGTAGAAGCCTTCTACAACAATGGCTGGAGCAGCGGACAAATTAGCATGGTACTTGGTGATAACACATACTCGGTGTGTCTCTATActtctatggaaactattctatTCAAACATTCAGATTTGCGAATTCATAGAGAATGGAAAGATGGAGTCTGGAAGATGGCAGATAAG GTGAAGCCtgataagaaaaggaaagctgCTGCCTCATCACAAAATTCAGGATGGATATGTTTTCCTAAGAAGGAGCGAGAGGGTGCCTAA